The Candidatus Roseilinea sp. sequence GGCGGCGAACTGCGCCAGCACGCCCGCGTGCACCTCGGCTTCGCGGTGGACACACCGCGCGGGCTGTTAGCGCCGGTGATCCGCGACGCACACGCGCTGAGCCTGAGACAACTCGCCGAAGCCGCAAAGGCGCTTACCGCCGACGCGGCCGCCGGCAAGCTGAGCCCCGACGCCCTCGCCGGCGGCACATTTACGGTCACCAACCTCGGCAGCCTGGGCGTGGAGAGCTTCACGCCGATTCTGAACCCACCTCAGGTCGCCATCCTCGGCGTGGGCAGCGTCAACCTAAAGCCGATCCTGCCGGAAGGCGCGCGCGACGTCGTTTTTGCGCCCCACCTCGGCCTATCCTTGACAGTTGACCACCAATTCGTGGACGGCGCGCCGGCAGCCAGGTTCCTGCAAGCGCTCGCCCACAACATCGAACACATTGAATTGTTGCTGGCAACCTAGATATGCCCAAGTCCATCTTGATCGATCCGGCGGAGGCGCGCGCGTCAGGCGTGTTGACCGCGCCGCCGATTCCGCTCAACGCCTACGTCTCCGATCCGGCTGCCGAAGCGGCGCAGTACGGCTCGGCCAACCTGGTGCGCATCTATCGCGACATGGTCATCATCCGCGAGTTCGAGACCATGTTGGACAAGATCAAAAAAGAAGGGAACTACGCCGGCATACGCTACGACCATCGCGGTCCAGCGCATCTGTCCATCGGCCAGGAAGCGGCCGCCGTCGGCCAGTGCTATCACCTCACCGCCGACGATTTCATCTTCGGCTCGCACCGCAGCCATGGCGAGATCATCGCCAAGTGCCTGAGCGCCATCGCCAAGATGAGCCAAGCGGACGTACAGCGCACGATGGAAGGCTACCTCGACGGCGCCCCCCTGCGCGTCGTCGAACGAATCGCCGGCGCCGATTTTGTCGAGCTGGCGATCACCTACGTGCTATACGGCACATTGGCCGAGATCTTCGGACGAGCGACCGGCTTCAACCGAGGGATGGGCGGCAGCATGCACGCGTTCTTCCCGCCCTTCGGCGTGATGCCGAACAACGCCATCGTCGGCGGCTCGGCCGATATTGCGCTCGGCGCAGCGCTCTACAAGCGCGTGAATCGCAAGCCGGGCATCGTCATCGCCAACATCGGCGACGCCAGCATCGGCTGCGGGCCGGTGTGGGAAGCGATGAACTTCGCCGCGATGGATCAGTTCCATACGCTGTGGGATAAAGCAGTCGGCGGCCATCCACCCATCCTGTTCAGCTTCATCAACAACTTCTACGGCATGGGCGGACAGCCGAAGGGCGAGACAATGGGCTTCGACGTGCTGGCGCGGGTCGGGCTGGGCGTGAACCCCCAGGCCATGCATGCCGAGCGCGTGGACGGCTACAACCCGTTGGCCGTGGCCGACGCCATCGCGCGCAAACGCAGCGTGCTCGAGGCCGGCCAGGGCCCGGTGTTGCTCGACGTGGTGACCTATCGCTACTCCGGACACTCCCCGTCCGATGCGTCCTCATACCGCGACGCCGAAGAGATCAAACGCTGGCAGCAACACGATGCGCTGCTCGGCTTCCGCCGCTATCTGCTGACCAACGGCCATGCCGACGAAAGCGCGCTCGACGCGGTCGTTGAAGCGGCGCAGCAGCGCACACGGCGCGTGCTAGAAGCCGCCGTCTCGCTCGACCTTTCGCCGCGCTTAACGGTGCGCGGTGACGAGATCGGCGCGCTGATGTTCTCCAACGCGCCCGGCGCTGCACGAAACGCCGCCGGCCGCCCCGAGGTGCGCCTGCCCCGCGAGCAGAGCCGGCTCAAGCAACTGGCCGAGAAGCATCGCTTCGCCTTCGATCCCGATGGCAAGCCTTACCCCAAGCTGAAGACGCTGACCTACGCCGAGGCGCTCACCGAGGCCATACTGCACCACTTCTACGAAGACCCCACGTTGATCGCCTTCGGCGAGGAGAACCGCGATTGGGGAGGCGCATTCGGCGTATATCGCGGGCTGACCGAGGCGCTGCCCTACCATCGCCTGTTCAACACGCCGATCAGCGAAGCGGCCATCGTGGGGGCCGGCGTGGGCTATGCGCTGTGCGGCGGGCGCGCGGTGGTCGAGCTCATGTACGCCGACTTCATGGGCCGCGCCGGCGACGAGATCTTCAACCAGATGGCCAAGTGGCAGGCCATGAGCGGCGGCGTGTTGCAAATGCCCCTGGTGCTGCGCGTGTCCGTAGGCAACAAATACGGCGCACAACACTCCCAGGACTGGAGCGCGCTGGTCGCCCATATTCCTGGGCTGCAGGTGTTCTTTCCAGCTACCCCCTACGACGCAAAAGGGATGATGAACCTGGCGCTGCGCGGAAGCAACCCCGTCGTGTTCTTCGAGTCGCAGCGCTTGTATCCCGAGCCGGAGAAGCTGACGCCCGGCGGTGTGCCCGTCGAGTACTACGAGGTGCCGCTGGGCCAGCCCGCAGTACGTCGCACAGGCGATGACGTCACGGTCATCACCATCGGCGCAACGCTCTACGTCGCGCTTGAAGCCGCGCGCGAACTGGAGCGCTACGGCCTCAGCGCCGAGGTGATTGACCTGCGCTTCCTCAACCCGCTTGACTACGCGCCGCTCATCGCCTCGGTGCGCAAGACCGGCCGCGCCATCGTCGCCTCGGACGCCTGCGAACGCGGCTCGTTCGCCCACACGGTTGCCTCGAACCTATCGCAGCTCGCCTTCGACGCGCTCGATGGCCCGATTGCGGTGTTAGGCGCACGCAACTGGATTGTGCCGCCGGCGGAGATGGAGGACATCTTCTTCCCACAGCCAGCCTGGATCGTAGACGTGTTACACGAACGCATCCTGCCCATCCCTGGCTACACGCCTCGGACCGTGCAATCCGGCGACGAAATCATACGCCGCAATCGCTTAGGAGTGTAAAAGCGATATACTCACTAACCGGCCGAGCGTGGCCTGCCTGCTGCCAATCTTGCGTTCGCGATGAATGTCTTCGATGTAGATTCTCGGCTGGCGTTCACCAGCGGTGTAATTGCGGCTGTCGTCGTCGTGTTCGGCGCGATCGCATGCGCCATCGCTGCCCTGCTGATTCCCCTATCTGGATTCACCTTCCTGTTCGCCTTGAGCGCGATGGCGCTGTTGGCGCTTGCGATCTGGCTAGGCTACCAGACTTATCAGTTGACCCACATCAACTATACACTCGACCGCAACGCTTTCATAATCCGCTGGGGGACGCTGCGCGAGATTGTGCCGATGAGCGACGTGAAGCGGGTGATCCCGGCCGATGAAATAACCGACGATTTGCGCCTGTCGCGCCTACCACTACCGGGATGGTGGTTTGGCACCGGCAGCCATCCGACGCTAGGCAAGATTCGCTTCTACGCGACGGAACCACTGAATCAGCAACTTATCGTCATCACTTCGGAATGCAGCTATGCCATTGCACCTTATGACGAAGAAGCCTTCCTCGATGCGTTCCGAATGCGGTTGGACATGCGCCCCACACAGCATGTGACGCACACCAGATTGTTGCCCAGCTTCGCAACCTGGCGCATCTGGCGCGACAGAACGGCGCTCATCTTGTTATTTTTAGCAATTGGGCTAAACTTGGCCTTGTTCGGCGTGAGTGCGACGCGCTTTCCAGCAGCGCCGACGCAAATTGCGCTGCACTTCGACGCCAGGGGCTCGGTGGATCGGCTGGGTGACAAGTCGCAACTGTTCGTGCCCCCGATCTTGGGGCTGTTTACGCTTGTCATCAGCCTGATCTTTGGGCTAGTGTTGTATCGGAAAGGTGAGACATTGGCCGCGCTCATGCTATGGGGCGGCAGCGCTGCAATGCAGCTCTTGTTCTTCGTTGCGGCGCTCACCCTAGGGTTTAGCTTGCCGTCATGATTCTCGTCACAGGATCAACGGGCTGCATCGGTCGAGCCGTCGTCGAACGCCTGGTCTCCTCGGGGCACCAGGTCAAGTGTTTGTTTCACTGGGGTAACGAACACCCCTGCCCCCGTCGCGTGGTCATCACCGGCGGCGACGTGCGCAACGAAGACTCGATCTATGAGGCGATCACCGACGGCGGCGCATGCGACACCGTTGTGCATCTGGCGTACTTGCGCCGCGAGACTCCGGAGGATACGTTCGAGGATGTCAATATCACCGGCACCCACAACGTGATCGCGGCGATGAAGCGGGCGAACATCAAGCGCCTGATCGTCGTCGGCTGCCTAGGCGCCGAGCCGCGCTCGCCCTATCCGCTGCAGCGCAGCCTGGGCAAGGCGGAGGAGATTGTGCGCGCGAGCGGGTTGAACTTCACCGTGCTCAAGTCGGCCGTGGTGTATGGCGAGGGCGACTGGCTCACATCGTGGCTGGCCGGCGTGGCAACCGACTTCCCATTTGTCATGCCGCTGCCGCACAGCGGCATGACAAAGTTGCAACCCATCTGGGTGGGCGACGTCGCCGCTTGTGTCGAGCGCTGCCTCAACACGCGCTCCACCTTCCGACAGGTGGTGCCGATCGGCGGTCCGCAAGCCCTCACGTTGGCCGACATCGCGCAGCTCACCATGAAGGCCACACAACGCCCGCGTCGCATCGTGCGCGTGCCGAGCGCGTTCACCCGCCACTTGGCCGCCTTTCTCGCGCGCTGTCGCCACGCGTTGACCGAGATGGAGATCGACGCGCTATCGTACAACCGCACCACCGAGATCGGCGGCGTGCACCGCGTGTTCGGTTTTGCGCCGGCCAAGATGCCGACCAAACTTGACTATCTCGATCCTCATCGCCCTCCTCCCCCCCTGCCGGTGCGCTTCAGATACCGCAGCTAGCGCGGGTCAGCACCTCCATTGTTCGATCCCGCCCTCGCGTTTTAGGCCGAACCCATGCCGCGTGACAATCACACGAACGAATTCGCCGTCATCGGCCTGGGCCGGTTTGGCTCCAGCTTAGCGCGCACGCTGGTCAACCGCGGCGCGGCCGTGCTGGGCATAGATCGCTCGCCGGAGCTGGTACAGCAAATCGCCGACGAAATCACTCAGGCCGCTGTGCTCGACTCGACCAACGAGGCAGCGCTGCGCGAGGTGGACATCACCGCATTCCAAACCGTAATCGTCGCCATCGGCTCGAACTTTGAAGCGAACCTGTTGACGACGGTAGCCCTGCGCGAGATGGGCATCCCCAACATCATCTGCAAGGCGCTGAACCTGCGGCAGCGCGATATCCTGCTCAAAGTCGGCGCGAATCGCGTGGTGTTGCCGGAATACGAGGCCGGCCATCGCCTGGCGCTTGAACTGACCATCCCCGGGATGCTCGGGCAGATCGAACTGGGCCCCGGCTACGTCATCAGCGAGATCAAAGCGCCGGAGCGCGCGATCGGCGTACCACTTGGTCGTTCGGGGCTGCGCCGGTTGAACGTGAACGTGCTGGCCGTGAAGCGCGGCGACCGGCTGATCGTCTCTCCAGCGCAGGAATTCGTGCCACAACCCGAAGACGTGCTGGTCGTCATCGGCCAGCCCACGGACATCGAGCGCTGCACCACAGGCGCATGAGCTTCGCCAACCGTGTCCGGAACCGGCGCGACGGCATACGCATGCCGCCGCCGGCCAGGCTCGTCATCGGCCTGGCGCTGTTGACGTTAACCGGCTCGCTGCTGCTGATGCTGCCCGGCATTAGTGCAGCGCGCCCACTTCGGATCAACGAAGCCGTGTTCACGGCTGTATCGGCGCTCACAGTCACCGGGCTGACCGTGATCGCGCCGGGCCGCGACTTGACCGTGTTCGGGCAGATCGTGCTGCTGATGCTGATTCAGGTGGGCGGTGTAGGCTTGATGGTGCTGGTCGTGTTAGTGTACCGGCTGATCGGTCGGCAAATGTCGCTGGAGGATCGGTTAGCGTTGCGCGACTCGCTGGGCCTGCTGAGCTTGACCGAGATCGTCGTCCTCACCCGCCGCGTGCTCCAGTTCGTCTTGTTGACCGAGCTCATCGGCGCGGCATTGCTCTGGCTTCATTGGCGCGCCGTCCTGCCGCTGAGCGAGTGGGACGCAGCGCGGTATGCCCTTTTTCATGCGGTCTCGGCTTTCTGCAACGCCGGTTTCGACTTGTTCACCGGCCTGCCGCAATTCCCTCACGGCCTGCCGAACGATGGCATCACACTGACCATCTTCGCCTTGCTCATCGTCATTGGCGGGCTGGGCATCCCCGTGGTGGCCGATCTGATTCGCTGGCCGCGTTCGCGCACACTGTCGTTGCACACGCGGCTCACGCTGTTCATCGTGCTCTGGCTGAACGTGACCGGCGCGCTCGCGATGTTCGCCGCCGAAACATGGACGGCCGGAACACTGCGTGATGCGCCCATCGGTCAACGCCTCGGCCTATCGCTGTTCCAAGTCATCTCGGCGCGCACGGCCGGTTTCGCCGGCATCTCGGACCTCGCAGCGCTTTCGCCCGGCGCACACCTCACCTTAATCGGTTTGATGTTCGTCGGCTCAGCGCCGGCTTCGATGGGTGGCGGCATCACCACCGGCACATTCCTGGCCATGCTGATCTCGACGTGGGGCTATGTGCGCGGCTTCCCGGAAGCGCGCGCGCTCGGTCGGACCATAGGACAAGAGACCATTCGGCGCGCCGGCGCCGTGCTGACCATCTCGCTCGTCGTCGTCATCACCGCAACCTATCTGATCGTCGTGGCCCACTCTGATATGACCTTTCTGGAGGCGTTGTTCGAAGTCGTCTCGGCTTTCGCCACCTGCGGGCTGTCGTTAGGGATCACCGGCCACCTGACCCTGCCCGGCCAGGTCGTCATCATGCTGGTGATGTTC is a genomic window containing:
- a CDS encoding potassium transporter Trk, whose product is MPRDNHTNEFAVIGLGRFGSSLARTLVNRGAAVLGIDRSPELVQQIADEITQAAVLDSTNEAALREVDITAFQTVIVAIGSNFEANLLTTVALREMGIPNIICKALNLRQRDILLKVGANRVVLPEYEAGHRLALELTIPGMLGQIELGPGYVISEIKAPERAIGVPLGRSGLRRLNVNVLAVKRGDRLIVSPAQEFVPQPEDVLVVIGQPTDIERCTTGA
- a CDS encoding potassium transporter, with the translated sequence MSFANRVRNRRDGIRMPPPARLVIGLALLTLTGSLLLMLPGISAARPLRINEAVFTAVSALTVTGLTVIAPGRDLTVFGQIVLLMLIQVGGVGLMVLVVLVYRLIGRQMSLEDRLALRDSLGLLSLTEIVVLTRRVLQFVLLTELIGAALLWLHWRAVLPLSEWDAARYALFHAVSAFCNAGFDLFTGLPQFPHGLPNDGITLTIFALLIVIGGLGIPVVADLIRWPRSRTLSLHTRLTLFIVLWLNVTGALAMFAAETWTAGTLRDAPIGQRLGLSLFQVISARTAGFAGISDLAALSPGAHLTLIGLMFVGSAPASMGGGITTGTFLAMLISTWGYVRGFPEARALGRTIGQETIRRAGAVLTISLVVVITATYLIVVAHSDMTFLEALFEVVSAFATCGLSLGITGHLTLPGQVVIMLVMFWGRLGALTVVAALAMPRRQTRVAYPDAQILIG
- a CDS encoding NADH dehydrogenase, with translation MILVTGSTGCIGRAVVERLVSSGHQVKCLFHWGNEHPCPRRVVITGGDVRNEDSIYEAITDGGACDTVVHLAYLRRETPEDTFEDVNITGTHNVIAAMKRANIKRLIVVGCLGAEPRSPYPLQRSLGKAEEIVRASGLNFTVLKSAVVYGEGDWLTSWLAGVATDFPFVMPLPHSGMTKLQPIWVGDVAACVERCLNTRSTFRQVVPIGGPQALTLADIAQLTMKATQRPRRIVRVPSAFTRHLAAFLARCRHALTEMEIDALSYNRTTEIGGVHRVFGFAPAKMPTKLDYLDPHRPPPPLPVRFRYRS